In one Balneolales bacterium ANBcel1 genomic region, the following are encoded:
- a CDS encoding YceI family protein, with amino-acid sequence MNTSARYRFSLTGLLIIVTGLLSPSMAQTFTVSDASSMTIFGSANVTDWEAEVTSITGHITVTIPENADWSDAQASWFDEVDIRIPVGDIDADSRRMNRNMHDYLKEDDYPEITYRLVQAKELVVLDNPGFKLTVLGTVSAAGESVELEHDVVITPNQNGGFTVTGSQDLKMTDFGIDPPTAVLGSIRSRDEMTIEFELVLE; translated from the coding sequence ATGAACACTTCAGCCCGATACCGCTTCTCTTTGACCGGCCTCCTGATCATCGTCACCGGACTTCTTTCCCCGTCTATGGCTCAAACGTTTACCGTCTCCGATGCGTCGTCCATGACGATCTTCGGCTCTGCCAATGTCACAGACTGGGAGGCAGAAGTCACCTCCATCACGGGTCACATCACCGTAACCATCCCGGAAAACGCGGACTGGTCGGATGCGCAAGCCTCCTGGTTCGATGAGGTGGACATTCGTATTCCGGTCGGGGATATCGACGCCGACTCCCGGCGTATGAACAGAAACATGCACGATTACCTGAAAGAAGACGATTATCCTGAAATCACCTACCGCCTTGTTCAGGCAAAAGAGCTGGTCGTCCTCGATAATCCCGGATTCAAGCTCACCGTACTGGGGACCGTATCGGCCGCCGGCGAATCGGTTGAGCTGGAACATGATGTGGTAATCACGCCCAACCAGAACGGGGGGTTTACCGTTACCGGATCGCAGGATCTTAAGATGACCGATTTCGGCATTGATCCACCGACCGCAGTGCTTGGCTCCATCCGCTCGCGGGACGAGATGACCATAGAGTTTGAACTTGTACTCGAATAA
- a CDS encoding efflux RND transporter periplasmic adaptor subunit has translation MAPHKIVHSSRLFLMALLVPLFFHSCTSDTNNSIGEARPASITTATAEYRDLSHTFRASSEVVPYQRIYVASQVSGLVNEVHFEEGDRVQKGDVMARIDTRLQQNELRRAEVTLDEARDQYERSRRLFEREAISEAEYLSDRRNYELARNDVERLELLIDYGRITAPGDAVVTSRLVENGNSVSENERLFEIADLNNLVIRPGVSEMDLKGLETGQSVNIMLDVYPGHEFDGRIRRIYPDIDAESRLFTVEVQLLREDGDPVVRPGYLARIPFVTDHQESSLVVPTEAVVDRNGEDVVFVLDEGEEIVHLQTVDVGIRRDGYAQILSGLEEGDVVAAANIDALEDELPVRVVGTFRRHGFRQ, from the coding sequence ATGGCACCACATAAAATCGTGCATAGCAGCCGCCTGTTCCTTATGGCGTTACTTGTTCCTCTTTTTTTCCATTCCTGTACAAGTGACACGAATAACAGCATCGGAGAGGCTCGACCCGCTTCCATCACCACAGCAACCGCAGAATATCGAGATCTGTCGCACACATTCAGAGCCTCCTCTGAAGTAGTGCCCTATCAACGAATTTACGTTGCATCCCAAGTTTCTGGCCTGGTGAATGAGGTCCATTTTGAGGAGGGAGACCGGGTGCAAAAAGGTGACGTTATGGCACGTATCGACACCCGGCTGCAGCAGAATGAACTTCGCAGGGCGGAGGTGACCCTTGACGAAGCGCGTGATCAATACGAGCGCTCCCGGCGATTGTTTGAGCGGGAAGCGATCAGCGAAGCCGAATATCTGTCGGACCGGCGCAATTACGAACTTGCCCGAAACGATGTCGAGCGCCTGGAGCTGCTCATTGACTATGGCCGCATCACCGCGCCCGGAGATGCCGTTGTCACCTCCCGCCTGGTGGAAAACGGAAACAGTGTTTCGGAAAACGAACGCCTGTTTGAGATCGCGGATTTGAACAACCTGGTGATACGTCCCGGCGTATCGGAAATGGATCTGAAGGGGCTTGAAACAGGTCAGAGTGTCAATATTATGCTGGATGTTTACCCCGGTCATGAGTTTGACGGCCGCATACGCAGAATTTACCCGGACATCGATGCCGAGTCCCGGCTGTTTACCGTGGAAGTGCAACTACTTCGGGAGGACGGCGACCCTGTTGTTCGGCCGGGATATCTTGCGCGCATCCCCTTCGTCACGGATCATCAGGAATCGTCACTGGTGGTACCGACCGAAGCCGTAGTTGACCGTAACGGCGAGGATGTGGTCTTCGTCCTTGACGAGGGCGAAGAGATCGTTCACCTGCAAACCGTTGACGTCGGAATACGTCGCGATGGCTATGCGCAGATACTTTCCGGCCTGGAAGAAGGTGATGTTGTTGCCGCCGCCAATATCGATGCCCTGGAAGATGAATTGCCTGTGAGGGTGGTCGGAACCTTTCGACGCCATGGATTTCGGCAGTAA
- a CDS encoding YceI family protein, with product MSLSSRISHLVIAVSCFVLISGFSYDARGLAQSQIHFDTHVSSRLWIEGSSSVHRFDCVARSIQGTAYMEAEEEQNPSDPSLPDLPDNRDHDGSAPAGPAAESGVVINPSHTGSATRNDAAPNAARLHVNLKIPIESFDCGHSRMNRDMYEALRSDTYDYITFEFEQAEPIEKGSAMPDSLFDGGYSPFMINGVLNVAGVDRQVSLVTQGRKEEEGRYRVRGHKEISMPDFDIEPPTALRGLIRAREDLTVFFDLLVLQEPESTASH from the coding sequence ATGAGTCTATCCAGCCGCATATCCCACCTTGTGATTGCAGTGTCATGCTTTGTGCTGATATCCGGGTTTTCATACGATGCAAGAGGGCTGGCCCAATCCCAAATACATTTCGACACACATGTAAGCAGCCGGCTCTGGATTGAGGGCTCCTCTTCTGTGCACCGGTTCGACTGTGTCGCCAGATCCATACAGGGTACCGCCTACATGGAAGCCGAGGAAGAGCAGAACCCGTCGGATCCATCACTTCCGGATCTCCCCGACAACCGGGATCACGATGGCAGCGCTCCGGCCGGACCCGCAGCTGAATCCGGCGTCGTAATCAATCCGTCACATACCGGTTCCGCAACCCGAAACGACGCGGCTCCAAATGCCGCCAGGCTGCATGTTAACCTGAAAATTCCTATAGAAAGTTTTGATTGCGGCCATTCCCGCATGAACCGCGATATGTACGAAGCCCTGAGATCGGACACCTACGATTACATCACATTCGAATTTGAGCAGGCGGAACCCATTGAAAAGGGGTCGGCGATGCCCGACTCTCTTTTTGACGGCGGCTATAGCCCGTTCATGATCAACGGCGTATTAAATGTGGCCGGTGTAGACCGGCAGGTCTCTCTTGTCACACAAGGCCGAAAAGAGGAAGAGGGCAGGTATCGGGTCAGGGGACACAAAGAGATCTCCATGCCCGATTTCGACATAGAACCCCCTACCGCACTTCGGGGGCTAATCAGGGCCCGTGAAGACCTAACCGTGTTTTTTGACCTTCTCGTGCTTCAGGAGCCGGAAAGCACCGCTTCACATTAG